TGTCGGAACGCCTTATAGAACTGTCTGGGATGAGACACGATGGCTAATTTGCCAAAGTTACGCGGCGTATAGTaaattaaaggagaaccgaaggcaatttttttaatgatcaaaattctatttatctcatgcaCTTTTGATCGCTGTTTTGTCACTGTTATAGCAAGTTTAAAATATGCTACATAATATatgggttagcacggtcacctcacagcaagaaggttctgggttcgagctccgtggccggcgagggcctttctgtgtggagtttgcatgttctccccaggtctgcgtgggtttcccgtgggtgctccgtttttcctccacagtccaaagacatgcagttaggttaacgtggggcggccttgggctgaggtgcccttgagcaaggtacctgacccctgactgctccccgggtgctctggtgtggctgcccactgctctgggtgtgtgtgcgtgtgttcactgcttcagacgggttaaatgcagaggatgagtttcgctgtgcttgaagtgtgcatgtgacaaaggtttcgtcttctttatatcagtccatatgtcgaagcagggcagtgtagtggttagcactgtcgcctcacagcaagaaggttccaggttcgagcccagcggccggcgaggtggagtttgcatgtttgttctccccgtgtctgcgtgggtttcatccgcaaaggcatgcaggttaggctaattggtggctctaaattgactgtaggtgtgaatgtgagtattgtctctgtgtgtcagccctgcaatgacctggcgacttgtccagggtgtaccccgcgtctcgcccatagtcagctgggatacgatccagcttgtctgcgaccctgtagaacaagataagcagctacagataatagatggatgtcggagcaatggccgtaaacgagattcgttgagacctgtgcgagacatcgtgggacggaagtaaaacgtacagcagaaatcaaagtgaccaacgtcgtcaaaagacgcacgcgccctctttcgaatgctgatctaatcaagccggaagttttgtttgttttgatagcaatcaggaaagtttgaaaaaagtacgcagtaatcatcatttaaactcgtttttgtggaaTATTTCGTTTGGTTTTCAAaacggcggcactgacacctggctgacacttcacgcttcgaagtctcgcacaagatcgcgcggataagcgacgcctgccgtggaccaaacgaactaaattcaacacggctaaaaaccgaataggccgataagtgtaatatttaattgcaattagttgccgatacgagtcacgatataaggttactaaaaccgaaaacgtaattgaataacacgttaattaagaaataaagcaagtttaaaaatgacttcagttctgctttaagACCTATGATTTGGATAGAAATAATGCAAATAATAATCAGTTATATTGGATCCCTAGTGCACAAAATGCActttcagttaaaaaaaagtaCCTTTTCTGTACCTTTCCTTCTCACTGATGTGGTACACACACTTTGTACCATTAGTATGAAAGTTTTACCGAGACTGGTCCATGTTGTGTATGTGTCTTTAAAACcgtgctctctttttttttttatagtctgTGGTCCGTGTGAATCATTTTTAAAGGTgtaagtgaaaaatacaaaacagaatATATCCGCTTGAGCTTAACACCTGAGTGATAAAGAACAATACAGGggcgggtttcccaaaagcttcttaacacaaagagcatcttaactaggagagagagtgttgctTGTGCTACTCGCTCGACCATGTAATGATGCTCTTTGTGCCACGATACTTTTGGGGAAACTGTGCAGATTagtagtacttttttttttttttttttttttaaacagtgtctAGAGTTGGATGATGTGGCAAGTATATGTTTGATGAAACGTAGCAACACACGTACATCCTGTCCTATCCAGGTATTCCGTGTTGCTCTGGATTGCTAACAAGTTGGAACAGACCCAACACAGTAAACAATATTTACAACACTAAACAATTTAATAAGGGACAGTATCATAATTATAAAACTGTAACGGCGCATCTTATCAATTTGGTTATAACTGTGACCGTGGACACTACCGGTTGTTGTTTACAGACTTGATAATCAGTTTAAATCTCTCCTTTTTTCCTGaaatacacgcgcacacacacacacacggtcattGTTTTAAACTACAATGAGACCTTGTTGGTTAAAGACTGGCCAGAAAGGTTGGAGAGTTCACCAAATTTATCGTTGTTTGTGGAACAGAAACACTCATCTGGTGTTTCCAGAGTTCAATCGGAGCACACACCAACACGTTTAACCTTTTGGAATAGTATTTAAAAGGTCAGACATACAGTACTATGGATAACCACCAGCTTTACTCTCAGAAATCAAGATACTAAAGGGTACTGTGGTTCCATCAAGGATACATCTTCGTACCTTTTATGTACAGTATCTTTTTCCTGGGAATGTGCTTGTGGTGTGTCTTTAATTAGCTTTTAGACTAAAAGTGGTCATTAATGTCAAAATTAATGTATTGTAAAATACGTTAAAGGTATAAAGATGGGCGAAAATTTAATTTCTGAGATTGTTCCAGAACAGACATGTATTTCAAAGCCTAGTATTTCTCAGTCTTGTTTCCCTACAATGctcatttttattttgtgttatttttcatatttgaGTGTGTTAATACATAAGATGAATATTTGAGTCAGGTAACGATTAGATCAGGAAAAATCCTAAGCTCAGCAAACTAAAGGGACAAGATTAAGTGCGTTTCGAAGCGCGTTTAGCTCTGAAATATCTAGTACATTCCTGATAATATTCCAAAGATCTCAGTTAGACCTGTGATTTGGTAACGTGTCAGGTCAGTATTTCATATTAACATTTTCTTATGGGGGGGATCAGTGGCCTTTATAAATGTAGTCTTGCCTTAAAAGCATATGCTTGTCTGCATGCACACTACATACATATGTAGCTTCTGTTATTTACTTATACTACAACTATTTATTTAAGTTTGCACAATCAGTTATGTGTATTCTCAGTTACGGTTTATATCCTGACTTTAAAACACAGTTAAATGTTTTTATGTTTATAAGACTCTGCATTTTTATCTGATCTCGAAATTCAGTGTTGTCAGTTCAGTGTTCAGTGCTGTCTCACGTGGAGGAAAAAAAACTAATGGATTATTCACAAACTGTAGCCTAATTATAATCAGAAAGGGGAAATCCTTGATTATGCCAGGATTTCATTGTGCTTAGTTCTAGCCTCACTTGCAGTGAGTGCAGTATGTAAATGAGATTTGCATTTGTCATGCCCGCTCTGGCATTTTGTGAACACTCGTTGCATAATTGTAACATTGCATGGAGCATTGCGTGTAAACTGACTTCTCCTGTTTATTTTTGACTTTGTCATTCTGAATCGTTTATGGGCTGTCATGGTGTCTCTGGTGTGATTAATGCtgactgcatatatatatatatatatatatatatatatatatatatatatatatatatatatataatgatacAGAGTTTACTACAGATTGCCTCCTCAATATTTACGGCATGACTAatcagctattttttttttttaatgattgatCCTGATTTTCTAATATCTCTGTTTTTAAATCATTTCTACAATCTACACTGAATGGAACGTCATGCCGAGgccaaataatatatatattgtgtgtgtgtgagagagagaatatatatataatttttttaaaatagctatatattgtgtgtgtgtgtgtgtatatatatatatatatatatatatatatatatatatatatatatatatataaaaaattaaataGCTGATTAGTCATGGCGTAAATATTGAGGAGGCAGTCTGTAGTAAGCTCTATCATTGGGACTTAGTTCTTACAGCTGAGACTGACTGGCTTGTATATGATTGATCCTGATTTTCTAATATCTCTGTTTTTAAACCATTTCTCCAGTCTGCACTGAATAGAACGTCATGCTGAGGCCAATTAGCGATACCTTTATAACCAGTAATCTGTGtttactgtgtgtatgtgtgtgtgtatatatatatatatatatatatatatatatatatatatatatatatatatacacacacacacacacacacactcggtttGGAATTTATCTATTTGTTTGAGTTTATGATCTGGTTTTTTTCACATGAgaattttttgtaaaatataaaaataaatgctATGATGACtttgtgtatacatgtgtgtgtgtgtgcgcccacGCGCATGTGAGTGAGAAAGGGGCAAAAAGGTTCCTGATACAGCACATACTGTACTGTACCTTCACCTTTTTAACACATTTATGCCCTGTTCACAGTTTGCACATCTGTTTCTGTGAACTGAATAAAACCTTTTATGTTCTTTGAAGCTTTCTTGAGTTAAGTTTTAGTGTGCTACTGTTCAGACCATCTTGGGGTGCAGTAATCTGATTTTGGGCTCTTTGGACAGTAATTGCATGTAATTGTCAGTCTGAAGATTGCGCTGAATTTCCTCTGAGTGCTGGCTCCGGTCCATCTCAAGCACAAACAAGGACATTTTGTTAGAATGACAGGCTGAAAATGGTTTTTCATTATACTATGGCTGTCCTACTTTAAAAGCCTGACTGATGTGCAGTCTACAGCGATGACTGTGTGATTTGCCTGGACAAGCTGAGCCTAAGCATCTTTACATTGCGTTAAGCTTCGATAATATTAATATCAATAATACTTTCTTAATATCCATATTATTACTGAAGTCTGTACATTTGTACTTTGTGTCAGCATATTCTTACTTACAGTACTTCTATTTTTTACAAGATAACATATCAGTCACTTCTAAATAAGTTTTTATTCTCTCAGTGATGTATTTACCTCTGTTTCTCACCACACATCCTTATATATTTGGACGCCATCAACAATACAGCTTCCTGTTGTAAGCCAGGGACTGTCCCCACCTCTGCAGGTGTGATTTTTTTCAACCACAGCCAGGTCACAACAATCCCTCTTTCCATTTCTCATGAGCAAATGAAATCCACAGACAGCTCTTTATAAAGTCATGTTTATTTACATAGAGGACATCACCTTTTttctcatttagtgaatcatatagGACTGCCAAGCTTCATGCACAGCCAAAATTGATGGGACGGATAGCGGCCTAACTGGGATGTTTTCAAAGATTGAAAACATAAAGAATCCaattaatattttttaaaaaaaaatcacttcagaTTAAGGGAGATCAACATCTTCCTGAAGCTCCTGTGAAATCTCACTGATGGTGTTGCACTCTGTTCATCTGAAATCCTCGGAAGTGATTGAACACAAAGAAAGATAGCAGTGTAAATGTGAAGATAGTACAGTTATCATTTTAAAGCTTTAAGCAAATATTGGGGGGGGAAATCCATCAAAGGTGAAATGAATGAAAGGAGAAGCGAGCTCCCACATCTCGCCCATCCCTCCACTCATTAACACACACAATGTCGTTTTCAGAATAATTCAGGAAATATCAGCAGATATTAATGTTAATAACATGCTGTATTGATGCAATGTCAGGAAACTACTGAAaagtcaattgtgtgtgtgttggtatgtCTTATATATATACTGATGGAGACCAAATGTCCCACAAGGATGGGAATGTGTGTCACTTTTGACCTTGCGAAGACATTTTGCTCTTCCCCACAAATTAAGTGCTGCTTTTGTACTAAAATaaactgcagtttttaaatgatagataaacaaacaaacaaataaattaacTATAAGAGTGAAAAGGTATCCTGTGGGTTTCTGATGTTAATAAGGTTCTCAGGataataaggtgtgtgtgtgtgtgtgtgtgtgtgtgtgtgtgtgtgtgtccttctgAGACAGTGAGTCAGATCTGACTGGTGTGAAATTGGGAATTTCCTATTCAGGTGTACATCAAACTTTCCTACTGCTACAGTATCTCATATGAAATGTGAATATGAAAATGAATGTTAGCCTGCAACAAACATTTCAGACTCTGTGTTTTATTGAATTAATGATGACAGAAAGTTACTAACCTGCGTTAGTTATTTCATTCCAATTATATTTGACATTCACAAAACAATGAGCTCTATTATttacatgtatttatttattttttttagccaCCGTGGAATTAATAATTCCAAACAACACCAAACAAATGGTACAAaaatagagattttttttttcaaaaaaaaaaacttattaaaGGATCCACTGTACACTGTTTAAATGCCTCCGCACGTATGGAGTTATGTACAATAAAAGAACAGACGAAGGCAcaataaacagagagagagagagagagagagagattcagctcATACATTAGATGAACAGTTCCGACTTATTGCAGAGTAAAAGCTCACACTCTCTCATATGGCCAACACAGACACCTCACACTGTCAGTAGAACACAGACACTCCCACATGCTGTTTAAGGttatttcattaaattatttcacCTAAATATACAAACAAAGTGCGTTTGGTCAGTCAACCTGGGACTGAGAGAGTCAGGGGAAACCCCACCGTGCCATTCCAGGACGCGCACTGTTAGTGTCCCTCATCCAAAGTGGTTTCAGATCATTTCCAGGTGTTTTGCTTTGAACTGAACACCTGGATTGTTTACACCGGTCCATGTGCACGTGCAAAGTAAACACAGTTCGGTGCTGAGGATTTGGCTGCGCGTGCTCGGTTACCATCGCGACCAAGTCTCGGTTGCGCGCTGCGCATGCTCATTGGCTGAGTCCAGACGTGGAGTTTGAGATACCGGCGGGaaccgaggaggaggaggaggaggatgccgCCGTGGCTTTCCTGTCCTTCTGCCTCAGGTGGATCTTGGTGTGCCTTTTTCTCTCATCGCTGCGCGCGAATTTGCGGCCGCAGTAGTCGCAGGCGAACGGTTTctctccggtgtgtgtgcggatgtGTGTGGTCAGGTGGTCGCTGCGGCTGAAGTTCCGCATGCAGATGCGGCACTGGAAGGGCTTGTGGCCCGTGTGGATGCGGATGTGCCGGGTGAGCTCGTCAGAGCGCGAGAAGCGCCGGTCACAGCCCTCAGCCGGGCATGGATACGGGCGCTCGTGCACGGGCGTTTTGCTGGGCCTGTTCGGGTATTTCCGCGGGCGCAGGATGGGCCTCAGGGGCAGGTTCTGCGGGCTGTAAGCGGCCGGTAAGCGCGCTCCTTCGGTCACCGGTGCAGCTAAAGTGAAGTTCCTAATTGTGTTGAGAGGCGTGAGGGGCGGCGGCACCCGGAAAGACTCGAGAGGGCACGCAAAAGGTTTGCGCTCGGGGATGGACTGCACGTCCCGCTGGCACGGGGGCTGGAAAAAACCAGTGTAGTCCGGGAGGATGGGGAAGAGACCGGCATCAGGACTTGGTTTTGGGGAGGAGTAGGCCGGCGGCGGGTACGAAGAGATGGGGCACGTGGATGTGGATAGGAACGCAGATGGGTCCTGGTAAACCTCCGGGCAGCCCGAATAGGGCGGAGGAGGGGAGTAGATGTGCTGCTGCTCCATGTCCGTCTGACCCTGAGCCACCGTGCAGCTGAGCGTGCTGGAGAAGTGAGCCGGAGACACCGAGGACGACGACGACGGTGAAGAGGACGCCGATGAGGCCTGGGTCATGCCCAGGATGCCCGCGCTCACGATGTTGATCACGCCCTCTGGATTCCAGTTGCCcggatactgggagtcaatggagAACTTGCCCATGTAGGTA
Above is a genomic segment from Neoarius graeffei isolate fNeoGra1 chromosome 14, fNeoGra1.pri, whole genome shotgun sequence containing:
- the egr2b gene encoding early growth response protein 2b, whose amino-acid sequence is MTAKTLEKSPVTLGGFVHPLSEGIYSLDDSTPLPGSVAIFPNSDLGGHYDQISGISADGLVGADMSADKRAVDLPYSSSFAQPAGPRSQTFTYMGKFSIDSQYPGNWNPEGVINIVSAGILGMTQASSASSSPSSSSSVSPAHFSSTLSCTVAQGQTDMEQQHIYSPPPPYSGCPEVYQDPSAFLSTSTCPISSYPPPAYSSPKPSPDAGLFPILPDYTGFFQPPCQRDVQSIPERKPFACPLESFRVPPPLTPLNTIRNFTLAAPVTEGARLPAAYSPQNLPLRPILRPRKYPNRPSKTPVHERPYPCPAEGCDRRFSRSDELTRHIRIHTGHKPFQCRICMRNFSRSDHLTTHIRTHTGEKPFACDYCGRKFARSDERKRHTKIHLRQKDRKATAASSSSSSSVPAGISNSTSGLSQ